gttcagacccatccagaggtactttggaagtaaggcctggcaatctgcttctgaaaggccagagctttgaaaaccctatggagcagtctactCTGCAAAACATAGGCACATAgggtcccatgagtcagaatctacttgactccatggcagctaggTAACAAAAACCTCTGTTGAAATAGTCTGTTTAAAATGTAACTCTGATAACATCTGTTGCTTACTTATAACTCCTCGTTGGCTCCTTTGTGCATCTAAATATCCTGAGGAGCTTTCTAAATTACGGATTTCAGGACCTCATACCAAACTTAATCAGGATCCCCACAGGCCCACCAGATGATTTTTGTGTGCAGCCAGATTTGGGAAAGAACTGgtctacattttatattcaaaGCTCCTTAGTATGGCCTACAAGGCTCCTGTgttctggctctttcttcttctccaaGGTTTCTCTGtcactcctctccaccttgttcACTGAGCTCTAGGAATGTCGAATAGCTTGTAATTCTCCAATGCATGCCTCTGTGTTTTTGCTCAGGCGATTCCCTTTTCTGCACCTGGAAGGCTCAGCCCCCCAGCAACTCCTGCCTGACTACCTCCCTTCTCCTTATCTCACTCTGCTGTTGCTAAGTGCCCTTTCTCTTATTCTCATAGCATTCCATGCATTCCTCTATCAAAGCACTTGCCATGCTATGTTGAAAGGATCTGTTTAAATTTCTCTCTATCCTACCAGGTCCCAGCACAGGGCTAGGTATTCAGTGAGTTTTTGTTGAGCTGAATTGAactcagggtgggggtggggggatcaTGGGCTGCTGGGGAGAGTGAAGTGCTACACATGCTCAGACAGAAACCTTTCAACAGTTCTATAACTTTGTAGGGATCTGCTTAGGTATTAAGAGTTAATTTGGAGTTAAGTATGAACTAGGCCTAGATCTCTCGATTTGCACACGTTCTGAGGAATTTATAAACACCATATAGGTAAAACTAGGAGACATAAATGTTTTCCTTCTTAATCTGATCTCTCATGATTCAAAGAAAGTATAGCATATACTTAAAATTTTATGCCAGTTGAAATTCTCTGAACTAATGCTTTGAAAGGATGATTTGGGGTGTTTATTACTATATCTCTATATCTGTTATCTGAATTCTTCATCAATCTTGTGACAGCAGCCAAGGTTGACCACAACTGTCTTACCTAAAATCATTACTGAGCGAACCCAATGAGCTGTGAAGCCCTCGGTCATTCACTTGCCTTACCTTTGAAAACTCTCGTCACCCAGCGAGCTTGAAGTTCAACGGTTGGGAAAATGGAACCAAGGGGCTGGATGAGGCCCATGCACGCAAGGGTTGGCTTCTCCAGGTGAGGGGGAAACATGTACTTATAAAGAGAGACCATATTATTCTCTACTTTAACAAATGAATCTTCaaggaagggaaaagagaaggTATATCCTGTTGCAAAGATAATGACGTCAATGTCCTCCTCCACTGTTCCATCTTCAAAAATGGCAGATGTCTCTGTGAGCTCCTTCACTCTTGATTTCACCTTGATGGCTCCGTAAAGCACACGGCTGGGAAGATCATCATTCGTTACTGGCTCTTTCATAAGGTATCTGAGATACACGGGAGAAAGCACCAGAAGAATCATTTTGCTGAGGAGTCCTGAACCCTCTCTGTATTATTTTGGGGTGGCTCTGAAAATTGAGGGGTTTCTCAAAAATCCGTAAAACTTGACTAGCTGgcctgtcctaaacctaattacctGACTTTTTCTCTTACCACTCCCCTCAAAAAATAGAGGGAAATACGTAGATGAGGCAAATAAAAGACATTTCTAAAAGGGAGATACTCCCAGGGGCTTAGACAAAATGCCAGTGCCTATGATCAATCCCTGGTTATTCTAGTGGTTATTATTTCACTTGAAGATAATTCTGGCCATTGATGTTTCTACTGTCTTATACTACCCACCATTTTTAACTATGTTGCTGTTTTGTATCAACTTTATCTGATCACAATTAAGTCAATTTCTATTAGTTTTGAAGCTTTTAAAGGAATCAGTATAAAGTTAATATATACAACAACTAGGTTTGGGCTATTTGCTGATCCCAGATAGCCTTGGTGACTGTGTTTATGATTGTGTAAATAATGGAGCACGATCTGCTGACTTTTCTGCGTTTCCCTTTTTTGTAGATTTGGGAACCATTTCCCTTTTATAAAGTAATACGTGCCACATGATTGCAATTTATATCTCAGAATACACAGTCACATGGTATTTGCCGAAAGATGCCCTTTCATCAAATCgctattctgttttttttaaaaggaatgagTCTTAtcaactaaagaaaaataaacaaccatGTTGCTTGTGTTTCCAAGTTCACCACTGTATAACTTTGAGATCAAGAGATATCTGCCTTTTGGGAAAGAAGCAACGAGTACGTTCTCAAAAGCTGCAAAGCTGCCCATGGGAAAAACTCTGATGGTGTACAGAGTTGCCAAAGTATAAATGATCATGCTGACCACTCTGAGCAGGTTCACAGTGGGTCCTGAAcgcagtgggagaaaaatgtagaacacagttcaaattcatgaaaaagaccagatttaccaaTCTGATTAGTGGAACCCTGAGGCTATGGCCCTTAGAATCCCTTCAcacctggaactgaacccattCCCGGAGATCatttttcagccaaacaatagacagccCTATAAGTGAACAATAACGTCTGTGAGGAACGTGTAaccacatgagaccaaaagggcagtatttgcccaaaaacaaagtttggaaggcaggaaggggcaggaaagatgggtgaacggaaacagggaactcagggaGGAAGTGGGTAGAGTGCTGCCACATTGAGGGGACTGCAACTGTCTCAAAACGAAATGTGTATAGATGgttgaatgggaaactgatttcctctgtaaactttcacccaaaccacaataaaacgTTAAAAAACAACACAAGACAAAGTATAAACAATCAGTTCAAGAATTTGGGGCACATTTTTCCTGCACTTTCAATGTAAATCATGACCATGAAAGCTCAGAGTAGGAAGGACCTTAGAGGGATTCTAGAAAAACTTTTCATCCCAAGTAAGAATCTCTATACCTTCTCTGAAGGGCAGGTCACAATCTCTCAAAGGTGCGCTCTCCAGGATTGGACAGCTTTGGGTATTGGTAAAGCTCTATTCGATCATCCTAGTTCTGCTTTCTGGAGCAGCTGATAACATCTCTACTTctccttaaacattttttttggaAGGCACAAAGAACAAACTTAGTATTCAAACTCCAGGATCTATATGATATTTATTCTAGGTTGTAGTACAAACCATCATGTTAGCAATCTGGAGTTTTGCAAAGACAGGCACCTTTGGACAACCTTGTTTACCAATGAGTATActgtaaaacaatttaaaaaactctACTTGTTTTGAGGCTCAAGACCATAATTTTCATGGTTGAACCACCGATTCATCTGCCGTTCCATCATCCATTTCAGAACCATTCGTGGCAGGACATTTCGGAGCATGGAGCTAAACCGGGTGTGAAACACCACGTCCCAAGGATAGCCATCGTCAGAGATACGGCTCATGACCCAGGACCCTTGTCTGAGGCTGATAAACACCTGGTAAGCAAAAAAGAATGCAGGTGAATTTAGGGCATTTGTCTCATTTGGGAGTGATCTACTATGCTGGTGATGTATCACATGTATGACCCCGTAAAAGCTAAGATTAGAAGAGTGAAGTACCTCCTAGTTTTCACTGCTCTGTGGTGGCTTTATCATAAAAGGGGGTATCTAGCTTTTATGATAAAAGTCAGTGTTGTGTAACTGACAGAGTGCAGTCTATAGCAAAATCTTGAGCACTTCACGGAGACAGGAGAAAAATCTCTAGGCCAGTACTGATGATAGGATCCACAAGTCTACCATGTTTATAATCCTGGTTTGCTGCTGCTTACAGAAaggctcttcttcctcctttcacCGGGTCCACCTGCCTCCAGTTTCTCCTCTGGTGAAGGGAAGCAATTACAATCACTGGAAATGTTAATTACAATGGTTGGAAATGCATGATGATAGCCTAATGACTATAGAGGCATAAACATATGAGTCTGTATACCCGTGGAGGAGGAATGACAAGGAAAATCAGCCCCCTTCCATAATTAAAACGACCTTACATATTGTAAAAGTTAAAAATTGAACACATACTGCAATTgtctttcttttcaagtgcacatttGAATTTCCTTCCAGCTGGGTTCTTTACCTTGTTTACTCAGTTTCTCTTGTTCTCATCATATACATTTAAATCTCTTCAAATGTATATTTTACTGAGTTTACTGTTACTCCCCCCACTGTCAAAATGTATATTTGAATTGCTTGCCCCATATCTGCATACCATTCTGAGTTATTTGATTTTGGCTGTCCTTGATAAACAGCTTCATATGAGATTTACTTTGCAAGCAAATGGATCCACTTCAGAGTTCAACATTATGGAGTCTGGAGCCATACTGCCTCGGTTTGAATCCCAGCCCACCGTTTATTAGCTGTGTTACCTTGGGTGAGTAAATTTCaacctctctgcctcagtttctttcttgGTAAAATGAGGGTAGTAATAGCACTTACCTCATGGGAGACTATTTTGTGGATTAAGTAAGATGatatatgtaaagtacttaaAAGATTGCCTGGCAAATGATAAGCATTGCTCACTATTACTTTATAAATTTAGACTAGGGGAGGGGGCATATGGCACCGTAAGCCgtcaggtgctgtggagttgatgctgactcacggcgaccccacgtatgtcacaGTCGAACTGATCGCCATAGGGTGTCcagtggctgaattttggaagtagatcaccaggactttgtgTGGActcgaccctccaaccttttggttagcagccgagtgtgttaataGGCAGGATTTTTACATAGCAAGACCCATGTAAGGCATCGGCTCCTGGAAGCCAAGATTCGATCTCTTTGGAATATCTAAGTCCAAATCACTGACTTGACGACATCTAGTGGTCAAGCAGGAATCTTCACTTGGGCAATTGCTAAATTGGCTCCTAACGTCTTACTCCATCCTACTTCCTGCCTCAAGCTTTGCAGGTGTTCCCAGCAGGAAGGAGACTGTAGCCAGTGGCTCCACCTGCTCCCATTCCTCTCACCTCTGGACTCTGCTGT
This DNA window, taken from Elephas maximus indicus isolate mEleMax1 chromosome 3, mEleMax1 primary haplotype, whole genome shotgun sequence, encodes the following:
- the FMO2 gene encoding flavin-containing monooxygenase 2 isoform X4, which produces MSRISDDGYPWDVVFHTRFSSMLRNVLPRMVLKWMMERQMNRWFNHENYGLEPQNKYLMKEPVTNDDLPSRVLYGAIKVKSRVKELTETSAIFEDGTVEEDIDVIIFATGYTFSFPFLEDSFVKVENNMVSLYKYMFPPHLEKPTLACMGLIQPLGSIFPTVELQARWVTRVFKGLCTLPSESTMRADIITRNEKRVDLFGESQSQIVQTNYIDYLDELAFEIGAKPDILSFLLKDPKLAVQLYFGPCSSYQYRLVGPGQWEGARNAIFTQKQRILKPLKTRSLKASSNFPISFLLKILGLLAVVVGFFFQLQWF